A DNA window from Mytilus edulis chromosome 14, xbMytEdul2.2, whole genome shotgun sequence contains the following coding sequences:
- the LOC139504386 gene encoding THAP domain-containing protein 10-like, protein MGRNCAVAGCNNSTKTGHTQHAFPKDDRQRNLWVRFVKLTRVDFTVPTKHSAICSEHFSEECYEVDRLRFNEFFGLSAQNSKRLFPGSVPSNYPKRSSDVLNEGFLSGPKKKLKNSKALQKREKAGVLQELLYNTPTEESKDPKETILPEVSDYIPTVESNNPKETIDQVPVLIHTDTCPSPDPCDNGPESYIPMNVDPCPIDLHNDNSDGFRTAHTEVEMVNISTTQKEADNQTPKVATKKKYRSGQDSSVQANFHPRLRSFGIQCNLLPTPIEPQQDNNTEERHQEHNDSGHMEHGDPVVPDDTNDPTRNTASRKEVHSM, encoded by the exons ATGGGAAGGAATTGTGCAGTTGCTGGATGCAACAACTCGACAAAAACGGGACATACTCAACACGCTTTTCCAAAAGATGACCGACAACGTAACTTGTGGGTTCGTTTTGTAAAACTTACCCGTGTGGATTTTACTGTGCCAACTAAACACTCGGCCATATGTTCAGAACACTTTTCAGAAGAATGCTATGAGGTTGACAGGTTGAGATTCAATGAGTTTTTTGGTTTATCTGCTCAAAATAGCAAGAGACTGTTTCCAGGTTCAGTGCCAAGCAATTATCCCAAAAGGTCATCAGATGTTCTTAATGAGGGATTTCTTTCTGGACCCAAGAAGAAGCTCAAAAATTCTAAAGCATTACAGAAAAGAGAGAAGGCCGGG gTACTTCAAGAACTTTTATATAATACACCAACTGAAGAGAGTAAAGACCCTAAAgaaacg atacttCCGGAAGTGTCAGATTATATACCAACTGTAGAGAGTAACAACCCTAAAGAAACAATTGATCAGGTTCCTGTGCTTATCCACACTGACACATGTCCATCTCCAGACCCTTGTGATAATGGACCAGAGTCATACATACCAATGAATGTTGATCCATGTCCTATAGATTTACACAATGATAACAGTGATGGTTTCAGAACTGCTCATACAGAAGTTGAAATG GTCAACATTAGTACTACCCAGAAAGAGGCAGATAACCAAACACCAAAAGTAGCAACTAAAAAGAAGTACAGATCCGGCCAGGATTCAA GTGTTCAAGCAAATTTTCATCCTAGGCTACGTAGTTTTGGAATTCAGTGTAACCTCCTGCCAACACCTATTGAACCACAGCAGGATAACAATACAGAAGAAAGGCATCAAGAACATAATGACAGTGGCCACATGGAGCATGGGGATCCTGTTGTACCAGATGATACCAATGATCCT ACTAGAAACACAGCTTCAAGAAAAGAAGTTCATAGTATGTGA
- the LOC139502727 gene encoding uncharacterized protein: protein MDLLKICPICCGSANASIAHTVGTLFKVNVTCELCQHSYTWYSQPFLGYIPAGNLAVSSAILYSGSLSTKVLRLMNFMNIPTISHQTLFYHQRHILYPAVLRFWKHQQMQHIAKYRDPTESLVLGGDGRADTPGHSAEYGSYSMMDLKQGVVIDIQLVQSNEVSSSNAMEKEGLIRSLKWFEDNNLQVQTLITDQHVQIVKFVREQTTHITHYFDVWHVAKGLKKKLVKISKEKDCKEVGEWIKSITNHMYWVAASTPNGDSEEMVSKWLSVANHVQNKHRGHSDQVANCLHGELVGHDRKKKWLKPGTKACVKTEKLLTATRLKTSVKKLSPIHQTSDVEAFLSTINHFAPKMIGFSFHGMHCRLLLAALHFNENSARPQAVTKDGVARYSIQFPKYKSGGYITREK from the exons ATGGACTTATTGAAGATTTGCCCCATATGTTGTGGTTCTGCTAATGCATCCATTGCACACACAGTAGGAACACTTTTTAAAGTTAATGTGACATGTGAACTTTGTCAACATAGCTATACATGGTACAGTCAGCCATTTTTGGGATATATTCCAGCGGGTAATTTAGCAGTGTCAAGTGCTATTTTATATTCAGGTTCATTATCAACCAAAGTGCTACGTTTAATGAACTTCATGAACATTCCAACAATTTCGCATCAAACTTTATTTTACCACCAAAGACATATATTATACCCAGCTGTTTTAAGGTTCTGGAAGCACCAACAGATGCAACACATAGCCAAATACAGAGACCCTACAGAGTCCTTAGTACTTGGTGGTGATGGTAGAGCTGATACCCCAGGTCATTCAGCCGAGTATGGATCGTACTCCATGATGGACTTAAAACAAGGTGTTGTAATAGACATCCAATTGGTTCAG AGTAATGAGGTGAGTTCTAGTAATGCGATGGAGAAAGAAGGGTTGATACGGTCATTAAAATGGTTTGAAGACAACAACCTGCAAGTTCAAACCCTTATAACTGACCAACATGTCCAGATCGTAAAATTTGTGAGAGAACAGACTACCCACATTACTCACTACTTTGATGTTTGGCATGTTGCTAAAG GTCTAAAGAAAAAATTGGTAAAGATCAGCAAGGAGAAAGACTGTAAAGAAGTTGGAGAATGGATCAAAAGCATTACCAACCATATGTACTGGGTTGCAGCATCCACTCCAAATGGTGACAGTGAAGAAATGGTATCAAAATGGTTATCTGTTGCTAACCATGTGCAGAACAAACACAGAGGACATTCTGACCAAGTTGCAAACTGTTTGCACGGGGAACTAGTTGGCCACGACAGAAAAAAGAAATGGTTAAAACCAG GAACCAAAGCTTGTGTTAAGACCGAAAAGCTTTTGACAGCCACACGACTTAAAACATCCGTTAAAAAGCTGTCACCTATTCACCAGACTTCAGATGTTGAAGCCTTTCTTTCAACGATTAACCACTTTGCACCAAAGATGATTGGTTTCTCCTTTCATGGGATGCACTGCAG ACTGCTTCTTGCTGCGCTGCATTTCAACGAGAACTCTGCCAGACCACAAGCAGTTACAAAAGATGGAGTAGCAAGATATAGTATACAATTTCCTAAGTACAAGAGTGGTGGCTATATCACAAGGGAAAAATAG